cataacaacaagcactcctcgatagctcatgcagacacctggcaccggagcatgggaacttttggagtgagaatcaaaacagctttaatgaatagttggtgttgtagtggtagtaatgtgatatgtggggtggggtttggtgatgatatttacgtgtggtgtgacgttgtagcaaaggtgataaaaatgattgtgtgtaaacattatgtcattctcgacttttccaaagtcgtgtgttcttcaataaagattggttttgataacagctacctttggtctgtgttcatgctggtcgtttgaagtaagcgtgacatgTATCATCCGGCGCAGTCTGTCTCCCACCGGGATCCACGGCTGTTTCTCTCGGCAGCAACATACAGTGGGTCTCTCTGTGCACCAGACACCTGCCAGGAGGGCCACTGATCTGTGCATGTGCTTTCTTCTGCGTGAGTATGGCGACAAAGAGAAAGAAGGTCGTTGGATCCATGGAGCAGAAACCTGGACAAAGGAGAGACAAGGCAGAAGGTAGCCAACAACTATGGTGTCGAACGGGTAGCAGTAGGAGAATGGAAATGGAATCGATTGCAGATAGAAAAATGGTGTTCTCCAAAGTTACCGATGGTGTGctgaaagagaggaaaacaatgaaaaatgtgactatgaaaaagttattgaagctttgtatgtttggtttACGCAGCTGAGAGACAAAGGTGTGTGTATTTCAGGGcctattttacagcaaaaggTATTGCGTTTTCAAAAAGAATTTAATGAAGGGGAATCAGATTTTACAGCAAGCATTGGCTCGACAGGTGGAAGAAACGTTATGGAATCCATCAGTTAAGTGTTTGTGGTGAGAAGCTGTCATCAAATTTTCAAGAAATAGAGGCATTCAAGAAagaaattcaaggggaaaaaaattcAAGACTTTATTGAAACTGAAAGCCTAACGGGTGATCAGATGTTTGATTGTGACGAGACCAGCCTCAATTGCAAAATTTTACCGAGCAGGAGTCTTGCAGCCAGAACTGAAGCAGCAGCCCCTggctaaaagcacagcaaagaaagGCTGACAATGTTAGCATGCAGCAGTGCTACAGCAAACCACAAAATGGACCTCGCAATGATTGGGAAGCCCAAAAATCCAAGagcctttaaaacagtttcaaaaaatgCTCTTCCTGTTAAATACTACAATCAAAAAGGTTTGTTGATGACCAGTGAAATGTTcaaaagactattattattataataactatattccatcctatctccccaaggggactcagggcggatcacaatacacatacacggcaaccattcaatgctgtttggagacaggacagaacagaataagacaaacagaaggaggtacgtagtcttgaagtccaggtttttggtgccttggaggctgaTGTTCTGCTCAGATTCGGACacgggtgctgttgcttcattctctgtgacaaagagccatcagaacttcctccttccaccttcctcttggtcaccgcatttctggtcttgttctttatggtgttttaaaatacctcccccacaaTTTGCGTTACCTCATTTCTCTATTTACAGCTTGtaaactgttttcgaactgcttaggtaaacagtgagctgggttggaggtcgagcgctcacccccgaccgggcttcaaactggccacctttcggttggtggatcttattactgctgttgatttaccagttgtgctacagcccagccctaagGAATTTGTTCCTTCCACGGAGGAATTTTTGAAGGAAATTTACCTGCCCAGGAAAGCGGTTTTGTTGCTAGACAATGCCTCAACACACCCTGATGCAGAGGAGCTTCAAGAGGGGGACATGAAGGCGATGTTTCTGCCACCGAATGTAACCGTCATATGCCAACCGATGGATCAGGGCGTTTTGGAAGAGCTCAAAAGGAACTATTGCAGGAAGCTATTCTCGGCAAGGATAGAAGAAATGGAATAAGTTGATCTCGCAAAGATGGCGAGACTTGGCAGCGGAGAAATGGCAATCGCTGGAAAAGCAGGCAAgggtcacagattttaaaaaatcttgacaaGACTGaaccttttatggatttaacttccaacagtgttgttttatgcaattctatatttatagtcaattttttagtagtaaatatttttgtagtcactgctttcaatacattgctatgttttggtgctaaatttgtaaatacagtgatttctccataatgttaccatgtattgaactgcttttcctgtcaatttgttgtagaacatgatctttggtgcttaatttgtaaaatcataatgcaatttgacctttgataggcttttccttaatccctccttgttatccaacattttcacttatccaatgttctgccagccagtttatgttggatcatCGATACTCTGCTCTACTCTGAAATTAGGTATGGGATCTTCTACGTTGGAGCGGAAAAATCCAACCTTAAGGGAGCATGGGAAGAGAGaactgggattgggggagagaaagaaaaaggagggaaggatggtgaaatgggtggtagttggtaaagtctaaagctagagaaaaaggcaagcatttggatgtgaaggggaaaggcatccattccccagagagaaggagacggaataaaaaaccgggctgggctgagcaacagggagcctcAGGAGCGTATGctactcatctctctcttagaggctccaggcagacaaccagggtccatcttcactgaacaaggggaggggaaaggacaacgtgtatatcttcttttcctccatgtctgTGTTGTTTTGAGGATCATTTCAATCCACTTCTTATCCCACTTCCTTATCACTCACACTGAGGAACGATTGTTTAtgttcttcttcacagtagataacggggagaagagccatgtatgcaccaagtacaggaagcatttgggacacaactgggcctttcgtcgagaccagcaagcccacagagaagatggaagttctgccagagaaaggcccgacaaatgcaatgtatgtgggcagtgttttacccaaaatatggcacttgtgcttcacaagacactcgatgttgggaaaagccatcttaaagggaaagtatctgcaaaatgtgtggtgaaacacaagaaatttcacacaggtcaggaacaatacagatgccaagagtgtgggaagtgttttgcttccagttcagccttggtgaggctcaaaagactccacacaggagagaagccacaccaatgtcaggagtgtgggaaatgttttgctgaaggttcagccttgttgagccacaaaagagtccacaccagggagaagccatacaaatgccaggagtgtgggaaatgttttgctttcagttcagccttggtgaggcacaaaagagtccacaccagggagaagccatacaaatgccaggagtgtgggaaatgttttgctttcagttcagccttggtgaggcacaaaagactccacacaggagagaagccataccagtgccaagagtgtgggaaatgttttgctttcagctCAAACTTggcgagccacaaaagactccacacaggagagaagccatacaaatgccaggagtgtgggaaatgttttgctttcagttcagccttggtgaggcacaaaagagtccacaccagggagaagccatacaaatgccaggagtgtgggaaatgttttgctttcagttcagccttggtgaggcacaaaagactccacacaggagagaagccataccagtgccaagagtgtgggaaatgttttgctttcagctCAAACTTggcgagccacaaaagactccacacaggagagaagccatacaaatgccaggagtgtgggaaatgttttactgccagttcagacttggtgaaacacaaaagactccacacaggagagaagccataccaatgccaggagtgtgggaaatgttttactgccagttcagacttggtgaaacacaaaagaagccacacaggagagaagccatataaatgccatgaatgtggaaaatgttttactcagagttCATCCCTTGACCGGCACCAGAGAATACATACTGGctaaaaaacagccattgtgggtacatgtctgatttcaaacaggaccctttgagaagttctgcATCAGATTTGGTGAAGTCcccgttcttgtcatttgaacctgtaagttggaggtctgttctctggagcagcagaaagaaagctctgtgtgacaatccttcagagcagtggttctcaacctgtgggtccacagatgttttggccttcaacttccataaagcctaacagctggtaaactggctgggatttctgggagttgtaggccaaaacacccggggacccttcacgtctcttcttctccattcacacctccctttccttttgtcctttcccacgtttgaagaccagacccagTCATAAACCAGCCTTCCCAGCCAAATTTATCCGATTTGTTGTAGTCAGGTGTGAAAAgaacagcttggagaatgctgatctttttgcatcctgacattcaGAGAGTTAAATATTAAGTTAAGTCTTGTCACCtcgtctgaaaagaaataaaccataagTGATTCCATCACTTGTTCTTCTGGTcttagtttccagctccatttccaccttggttTAAATGTCCAGTTTTGAACGTTGTTTCCCTACAgaaacatcctctgttttcctctttagtcaggactggtcagcttgaatattgtaaatggccgttatgggagggatccagagttagccccttccctttaagacagtggctctcaaccagcAGTCCACGGACTACCAGTGgttcgcaagaactaaaatacggtctgCCTTCTAAGCTTCCCTTCCTTtgatttcttttctcttgcccttccttcccctttcttccttctttccttctatccttgtcttcttgtcccttcctttgccttcttttctcttgcccttcattccttcctttttctcttcccttcccatcctgccctttgctgccttttctcttcctcttccatcctttttctcttccctcccttttctcccctttgccttttcccttgcccttctttccttttttcttcccttcacttcatttccttttccttcttttctcttgcccttccttttctcttcccttccttcccttcctttgtctacttttctcttgcccttccttccttttctcttcccttccttccctttgccttttctcttgcccttctttccttttttcttcccttcacttcatttccttttccttcttttctcttgcccttccttttctcttcccttccttcccttcctttgtctacttttctcttgcccttccttccttttctcttcccttccttccctttgccttttctcttgtcttccttcctttttctttctcttcccttcccttcctttgccttcttttctcttgccttctttccttgctttttctttctcttcccttcctttcctttgcccatcatatgttatggactggagtagagtaCAATATATGTCTCATTTGATGCCTCAAGAACTTGAATgcatactgtaattgtttttattaatctgtttatcctattatggttatattattgatgtactctgattgttgtttatgtgagtttaatatgttgtaagccgctttgggtccagtgagggagaaaagcaggatataaataaagattcatcatcatcgtcatcatcattattattttctcttgccattctttacttccccttttctcttcccttccatccctttgccctctttcccttgcccttccttccttccttccttcccttcccttcccttcccttcttttctcttgcccttccttcctttttctcttctcttcccatattttcctttgccttattttctcttccccttccttccttcccttcccttcctctgccttcttttctcttgtcctcccttcctttttctcttctcttcccatattttcctttgccttattttctcttgcccttccttccttcccttcccttccttttgtcttttctcttccccttccttctttcccttctcttcctttgtcttcttttgtcttgtccttccttcctttttctcttctcttcccatattttcatttgcctcattttctcttccccttccttccttcccttctcttcctttgtcttcttttgtcttgtccttccttcctttttctcttctcttcccatattttcctttgcctcattttctcttccccttccttccttcccttctcttcctttgtcttcttttgtcttgtccttccttcctttttctcttctcttcccatattttcctttgccttattttctcttccccttccttccttcccttcctttgtcttcttttctcttgtccttccttcctttttctcttctcttcccatcttttcctttgccttattttctcttccccttccttccttcccttcctttgtcttcttttctcttccccttccttccttcccttcccttcctttgtcttcttttctcttgtccttccttcctttttctcttctcttcccatcttttcctttgccttattttctcttccccttccttccttcccttcctttgtcttcttttctcttgcccttccttcctttttctcttctcttcccatattttcctttgccttattttctcttccccttccttccttcccttcccttcctttgtcttcttttctcttgcccttccttcctttttctcttctcttcccatattttcctttgccttattttctcttccccttccttccttcccttctcttcctttgccttcttttctcttgcccttccttcctttttctcttctcttcccatattttcctttgccttattttctcttccccttccttccttcccttctcttcccttgtcttcttttctcttgtccttccttcctttttctcttctcttcccatcttttcctttgccttattttctcttccccttccttccttcccttcctttgtcttcttttctcttccccttccttccttcccttcccttcctttgtcttcttttctcttgcccttccttcctttttctcttctcttcccatcttttcctttgccttattttctcttccccttccttccttcccttctcttcctttgccttcttttctcttgcccttccttcctttttctcttctcttcccatatttctctttgccttcttttctcttccccttccttccttcccttcccttcctttgccttcttttctcttccccttccttcatagaatcatagaatcatagaatagtagagttggaagagacctcatgggccatccagtccaaccccctgccaagaagcaggaaatcacattcaaagcacccccgacagatggccatccagcctctgcttaaaagcctccaaggaaggagcctccaccacagcccgggggagagagttccactgtcgaacagccctcacagtgaggaagttcttcctgatgttcaggtggaatctcctttcctgtagtttgaagccattgttccgtgtcctagtctgcagggcagcagaaaacaagcttgctccctcctccctatgacttcccttcacgtatttgtacatagctatcatgtctcctctcagccttctcttctgcaggctaaacatgcccagctctttaagccgctcctcatagggcttgttctccagacccttaatcattttagtcgccctcctctggacgctttccagcttgtcaacatctcccttcaactgtggtgcccagaactggacacagtattccaggtgtggtctgaccaaggcagaatagaataagggggagcaggacttccctggatctagacgatattcccctattgatgcaggacagaatcccgttggctttttaagctgctgcatcagattgttggctcatgtttaacttgttgtccacgaggactccaaggtctttttcgcacacactgctgtcaagccaggcgtcccccattctgtatctttgatttccattttttctgccgaaatgaagtatcttgcatttgtccctgttgaacttcattttgttagtttcggcccatctctctagtctgtcaagatcgttttgaattctgctcctgtcttctggagtgttagctatccctcccagttttgtgtcatctgcaaacttgatgatcgtgccttctaacccttcgtctaagtcgttaataaagatgttgaacagaaccgggcccaggacggagccctgcggcactccacttgtcacttctttccatgatgaagatgacgcattagtgagcaccctttgggttcgttcgcttagccaattgcagatccacctaaccgtagttttgtctagcccacattttactagtttgtttgccagaaggtcgtgggggactttgtcgaaggccttactgaaatccaggtaggctacatccacagcattccctgtatcgacccaactcgtaactctatcgaaaaaagagatcagattagtctggcatgacttgtttttggtaaatccgtgttgactattagcaatgaccgcatttgtttctaagtgttcgcagaccacttccttgatgatcttttccagaatcttgcctggtatcgatgtgaggctgaccgggcggtaattgtttgggtcgttcttttttcccttcttgaagatagggaccacattcgccctcctccaatctgctgggacttctcccgttctccaagaactctcgaagataattgctagtggttctgaaataacttccgctaattccttcaatactcttggatgtagctgatctggccctggggacttgaattcgtttagagaggccaggtgttcctggacaacttgtttccctatttggggttggatttccctcaatccttcgtccattccatgttgctgaggtagaagatggctttatttttgtgagaagaccgaggcaaagaaggcattgagcagttctgccttttccctgtcccctgtcgccatcaccccattttctccttgcagaggccctatcgcctcctttttcttcctttttctaccaacgtaagcaaaaaagccttttttgttgttttttatgtcccttgcaagcctgagctcattttgtgctttagccttgcgaaccttttccctacaggtgttggctatacgtttgaattcttcttaggtgatttctcctcttttccacttcttgtgcatgtcacttttgagctttagctcagttagaagttctttggacatccattctggcttctttgcacttgtcttatttttcttctttgttggcactgtttgcatttgcgccttgagtatttcacttttgaaaaactcccatccatccttaactcccttgttttttaatattggtgtccatggaatgccgctcagtaattccttcattttttggaagtcagctctcttaaagtcaagaatgcgtgtttgacttgtcttagtttcagcattcctttgtattgcaaactccaggagcacatggtcacttgcccctaaggatccaaccacttcaactgtattgatcaggtcttccacatttgttaagattagatcaagagttgctgatcctcttgttgcctcttctaccttctggaccataaaattgtctgcaaggcaagtgaggaatttgttggactttgtactcttggctgagtttgttttccagcagatatcgggataattgaaatcgcccatgactactatatctcttctttgtgcctgtttggtcagctgttgacagaaggcttcatcaagtccttcatcctgacttggaggtctgtagtagacacccacgacaagatctttttgagtcccggttcccttgattcttatccagatgctttctagctggtttcccggattacagtcttgcatttcttctgcaacgtaactgtttttgacatataaagctactccccctcctctcccatttgttctatttctgtgaaagaggttatagccctcaatggctacattccagtgatgggagtcatcccaccaggtttcagtgatgcctatgacatcgtatgtgtggtgctgtgctaagagttggagttcctcttgcttatttcccatgctctgagcgttggtgtaaagacatgtaagcccctgtgacctccccttgagctttttatttgggattattgtgctcttcgtacttggtccttgctgtgtttgtgcagccctccgtttagccttttggcggttccctgtggtcgtgggtaatatagtgttcgccaggctgttgttcccctcccccagtagaTCTAGTTTAAAGTTCGCCTGATatagtttgtgagtctgtgtgcaaaaagatgttttcctgcttgtgtgagatgcaccccatcacttgccaataggccatcctcctggaagagtagaccatggtcaaggaagccaaaatgctcctcttggcaccattttctgagccagttattgacctgtactatttttccggcccttgtagagccgtgtcctacaacggggaggagggatgaaaagatcacatgtacattatacagttttagctttgttcccagagctcgaaaatcatttgtgatcttttgaaaagtatgcctagcggtgtcattggtacctacatgaatcaacataaggtggggagggtgatggggctttaggagcctgctgagcctctgagtgatatggtgtatttttgcccccgggaggcagcatgtttctcgagccatcccatccggtctggaaatgatggcttccgttcctctaaggagggagtcacctacctgagaggcctgctgttgtgctgcagaagaggccagaaacatctccagccagtctgcctgttgctgcctctgggactccttgtgagtagactgcagccccaggccctttccatctgggtgtgactcagcacttcctaggaaggaccatctataaagcctgagtccacaaggtcctggcagggctgagaggcctgctgttgtgctgcagacagggccggccggagatatttttttatgtaaagcgggggtgctgaaaagcgcccccgccaccggcgccctggccccgcccagcgtgccctggccccgcctcccacgctgcgtgggaggcggggccagggcgattagtgagggggcggggccagagttggccccgccccccgtgccctggccccgcctcccacgcagcgtgggaggcggggccagggcacgctgggcgggggggcggggccagagttggccccgcctcccacgctacccccgctcgcccgtctggccttttgtagcaggccagactcagtctggcctgctacacaaggccagacgggcgagcgggggtaacgtgggaggcggggccagctctgacgccgctcccccccccccgcccagcgtgccttggccctgcctcccacgcaacgtgggaggcggggccagggcacgctgggcgggggggcggcgtcagagctggccccgcctcccacgttacccccgctcgcccgtctggccttgtgtagcaggccagacttagcggaggtttctccaggccgcgattgcggcctggaggaacctccgctaagtctggcctgctacacaaggccagacgggcgagcgggggtaacgtgggaggcggggccagctctgacgccgctccccccccccccgcccagcgtgccttggccctgcctcccacgcagcgtgggaggcggggccagggcacgctgggcgggggggcggcgtcagagctggccccgcctcccacgttacccccgctcgcccgtctggccttgtgtagcaggccagacttagcggaggttcctccaggccgcaatcgcggcctggagaaacctccgctgagtctggcctgctacaaaaggccagacgggcgagcgggagtagcgtgggaggcggggccagctctgacgccgctccccccccccccgccc
The nucleotide sequence above comes from Anolis carolinensis isolate JA03-04 unplaced genomic scaffold, rAnoCar3.1.pri scaffold_83, whole genome shotgun sequence. Encoded proteins:
- the LOC103277484 gene encoding zinc finger protein 93, which produces MARLGSGEMAIAGKAVDNGEKSHVCTKYRKHLGHNWAFRRDQQAHREDGSSARERPDKCNVCGQCFTQNMALVLHKTLDVGKSHLKGKVSAKCVVKHKKFHTGQEQYRCQECGKCFASSSALVRLKRLHTGEKPHQCQECGKCFAEGSALLSHKRVHTREKPYKCQECGKCFAFSSALVRHKRVHTREKPYKCQECGKCFAFSSALVRHKRLHTGEKPYQCQECGKCFAFSSNLASHKRLHTGEKPYKCQECGKCFAFSSALVRHKRVHTREKPYKCQECGKCFAFSSALVRHKRLHTGEKPYQCQECGKCFAFSSNLASHKRLHTGEKPYKCQECGKCFTASSDLVKHKRLHTGEKPYQCQECGKCFTASSDLVKHKRSHTGEKPYKCHECGKCFTQSSSLDRHQRIHTG